A genomic stretch from Chitinophaga lutea includes:
- a CDS encoding ComEC/Rec2 family competence protein yields MFVNLWKATPFLRLLLPLVAGIITGLYTAIFPWWLWIICCTGWCLPAFLPLVWRFRLRYARGVCVTGAVFCLGMGLQYEADIRHRADWFGHAVKDTATLVVRLTEEPVKKTNSWRVEAEVINADGRAGTGKILLYFREAPPLHYAARLVLRTAVRVISGSGNLGAFDYGRYCSYRNLYHQAFLGNSNWRQLPGNDGCTGGKWLVAARNYCLQTLRAYIPHREEHGVAQALLIGYRNELDQDIVQAYTNTGVVHIIAISGLHLGLIYITLLQLLRWLPARRAADICKALLLIAVLWAFSLLTGASASVLRSAVMFTTIAVGQFMISRHSNIFNTLAAAAFLLLCYQPYFLLDAGFQLSFLAVAGIVLCYKPLYDAWMIRNKWLDKIWQMVVVSLAAQVFTWPVCLFYFRQFPNYFLAANLVAVPLSTVLLYGEILLVAVPWLGGALGPLLQWGIAGMNWMIQRIDAAPGAVTANIYMNFAQLLCLYVLTIACCVWWLLQRKLACWWALGALLAFTAIGTVHRLEVFNQPALIVYNSHRQMLVEIIHQGRGVLMSDSAIASTPLIAPDTLAAFSKYTTPAHLIYNITKTAFIPRPNGLIDCHGRRVLLWQGMLPPVPPSRKIKVDYIILSKGAPRDISRFEEFFIYEKIIFDASCPPFLLRKWKSDCNKLPLRCFSVPDKGAFVVNL; encoded by the coding sequence ATGTTTGTTAATCTCTGGAAGGCCACGCCCTTCCTGCGTTTGCTGCTACCCTTGGTGGCCGGTATCATTACAGGATTGTATACCGCAATTTTTCCCTGGTGGTTATGGATAATCTGTTGCACGGGTTGGTGCCTGCCGGCATTTTTGCCACTCGTATGGCGTTTCCGGTTGCGTTATGCCAGGGGCGTATGCGTCACCGGCGCCGTGTTTTGCCTCGGGATGGGGCTGCAGTACGAAGCAGATATCCGCCACCGCGCCGACTGGTTCGGGCATGCGGTAAAAGACACCGCCACGCTGGTAGTGAGGCTAACGGAGGAACCGGTCAAAAAAACGAATTCGTGGAGGGTGGAAGCGGAGGTGATCAATGCCGATGGCCGGGCCGGCACCGGGAAGATATTGCTGTACTTCCGCGAAGCACCGCCGCTTCACTACGCCGCCCGCCTCGTTCTGCGTACAGCCGTCCGCGTTATCAGCGGAAGCGGCAACCTCGGCGCTTTCGATTACGGCCGGTACTGCAGCTACCGGAACCTGTATCACCAGGCATTTCTGGGCAATTCAAACTGGCGGCAGCTGCCCGGCAACGACGGGTGTACGGGCGGGAAGTGGCTGGTGGCGGCGCGAAACTATTGCCTGCAGACGCTCAGGGCGTATATCCCGCACCGTGAGGAGCATGGCGTGGCGCAGGCGCTGCTGATCGGCTACCGCAACGAGCTGGATCAGGACATTGTGCAGGCCTACACCAATACAGGCGTGGTGCATATCATCGCCATTTCGGGGCTGCACCTCGGCCTCATTTACATCACGCTGCTGCAGCTGCTGCGTTGGCTGCCCGCGCGCCGGGCCGCGGATATCTGCAAAGCGCTGTTGCTGATCGCCGTGTTGTGGGCTTTTTCGCTGCTCACGGGCGCGTCGGCCTCGGTGTTGCGCTCGGCAGTGATGTTCACCACCATCGCCGTCGGGCAGTTCATGATCAGCCGGCATTCGAATATTTTCAATACGCTGGCCGCCGCCGCATTCCTGCTGTTGTGTTACCAGCCGTATTTTTTGCTGGATGCGGGTTTCCAGCTGTCGTTCCTCGCCGTGGCGGGCATTGTGCTTTGTTATAAGCCGCTGTACGATGCCTGGATGATACGCAATAAATGGCTCGACAAAATCTGGCAGATGGTGGTAGTATCCTTGGCGGCGCAGGTTTTCACCTGGCCGGTGTGTTTATTCTATTTCCGGCAGTTCCCGAATTATTTCCTGGCCGCCAATCTGGTGGCCGTTCCGCTATCGACGGTATTGCTGTATGGTGAGATATTGCTGGTAGCCGTTCCCTGGCTGGGTGGGGCGCTCGGGCCTTTGCTGCAATGGGGGATAGCTGGCATGAACTGGATGATACAGCGGATAGATGCGGCTCCCGGCGCAGTGACCGCCAACATCTACATGAATTTCGCCCAGCTGTTATGCCTTTACGTCCTGACAATCGCCTGCTGTGTATGGTGGCTGCTGCAGCGTAAATTGGCCTGCTGGTGGGCATTAGGGGCGCTGCTGGCATTTACCGCGATCGGAACGGTCCACCGGCTCGAAGTGTTTAATCAGCCGGCGCTGATTGTTTACAATTCGCACAGGCAGATGTTGGTGGAGATCATTCACCAGGGAAGGGGGGTACTGATGAGCGACAGTGCCATTGCGTCAACGCCGCTGATCGCACCGGATACGCTGGCCGCATTTTCAAAATATACTACGCCCGCGCATCTCATCTACAACATCACAAAAACCGCCTTCATACCCCGCCCCAATGGCCTGATCGACTGCCATGGGAGACGCGTGCTGTTGTGGCAAGGCATGTTGCCGCCCGTTCCGCCGTCCCGTAAAATAAAGGTCGATTACATTATCCTGTCGAAAGGCGCCCCCCGGGATATCTCCCGGTTTGAAGAATTTTTCATATACGAAAAAATAATTTTTGATGCCTCCTGCCCACCTTTCCTCCTCCGGAAGTGGAAAAGTGACTGCAACAAACTACCTTTGCGCTGCTTTTCGGTTCCGGACAAAGGAGCCTTTGTTGTAAATCTCTAA
- a CDS encoding mechanosensitive ion channel family protein: protein MMPPFSRRLCLFLLFAAAAAVAQTRQKPVAPVQSPRTDSDTVVTDVVERVEDMTKMLNQVNNTLRRGFDTTEIAAELPASERIVKALHNNILENHRVMNIRSLSALQVILLEMEQLHSRWQKSLFAYSRTITDMSTEINNILHDSVLSHLPDDPALQSLYVNQLAQLNKKWLQADTANRNSLMRIGVLQNRVAMNYITITDMLDEVDFRLTNAQQNIFKREEENLWSARPRHFMSPFGDALPLSFQAAARVLNYYFRYNWDIHALIIGCFLVYFFWLLNSIARIRKSHPDKNGIFANAPHASHRPLLTALVFIFTLGPFLYMNPPAAFLGILWLIQAACVTMILKDKSSRWLQWQWWLLLILYSGFAVLNLMLLSTFVERWAQLVLQVGTLANCWWFLRMQNRSSKPMPAFVRALIWLSIGMTVAAVLANLTGRVMLTRFLGISAVFSLISAQALIIVVQVLFETFYLHVEAYKTNSRFSAFLDFNRIKQGLHSTLYFLAGLGWLVILLKNLNIYSTIRDQALTFLETERKIGNTTFSFSSILIFVVVIWLAFLISKLMVFIFGHKQPDGMVKKNRWNSAVLLVRLGVLAAGLLLAFAASGIPIDKLTIIIGALSVGIGFGLQNIVNNLVSGVILAFEKPVEIGDVINIGQESGTVREIGIRASRIVTVDGSEIIVPNGDLLSQHIINWTLSSRMRRVELIVSVAYGTDLKKAQDLLRDIVQNQEGVQSVPAPLILVHALNDSSIDFRILFWGDIGSWIILKSDILAAICRVFAENNIEIPFPQQEVHIRNNDTPPSN, encoded by the coding sequence ATGATGCCTCCTTTCTCCAGACGCCTTTGCCTCTTCCTGTTATTCGCCGCTGCCGCTGCTGTTGCGCAGACCCGGCAAAAACCCGTCGCTCCCGTCCAAAGCCCCCGCACGGATTCGGACACGGTAGTAACCGACGTGGTGGAACGGGTGGAAGACATGACCAAGATGCTGAACCAGGTGAACAATACGCTGCGTCGCGGTTTCGATACCACCGAGATCGCCGCGGAGCTTCCCGCCTCGGAACGCATCGTCAAGGCCCTTCACAACAACATCCTGGAGAATCACCGGGTGATGAACATCCGCAGCCTCTCCGCCCTGCAAGTGATACTGCTCGAAATGGAACAACTGCACAGCAGATGGCAAAAGTCGCTCTTCGCCTACAGCCGCACCATCACGGACATGAGCACGGAAATCAACAATATCCTGCACGACAGTGTGCTGAGCCACCTGCCCGACGACCCGGCCCTGCAATCGCTCTACGTCAACCAGCTGGCACAGCTCAACAAAAAATGGCTCCAGGCCGATACCGCCAACCGTAACAGCCTTATGCGCATCGGCGTTTTGCAGAACAGGGTGGCGATGAATTATATCACCATCACCGATATGCTGGATGAGGTGGACTTCCGGCTCACCAACGCCCAGCAGAATATTTTCAAACGGGAGGAGGAAAACCTCTGGAGCGCCCGCCCGCGGCATTTTATGTCGCCATTCGGCGATGCCCTCCCCCTTTCTTTTCAGGCCGCCGCCCGTGTGCTCAATTATTATTTCCGCTATAACTGGGACATTCATGCACTGATCATTGGCTGTTTCCTGGTATACTTCTTCTGGCTGCTGAACAGCATAGCGCGCATCCGCAAGTCGCACCCCGATAAAAACGGCATTTTCGCCAACGCCCCACACGCCAGCCACCGGCCGCTGCTCACCGCGCTGGTTTTCATTTTTACGCTCGGCCCGTTTTTGTACATGAATCCGCCGGCTGCTTTTCTGGGTATCCTGTGGCTCATCCAGGCGGCCTGCGTCACGATGATTCTCAAGGACAAGAGCTCACGCTGGCTGCAATGGCAGTGGTGGCTGCTGCTGATCCTCTATTCCGGCTTCGCTGTCCTGAACCTGATGCTGCTGTCGACTTTCGTGGAGCGCTGGGCGCAACTGGTGCTGCAAGTGGGCACGCTGGCCAACTGCTGGTGGTTCCTGCGAATGCAAAATAGAAGCTCCAAGCCGATGCCGGCGTTTGTGCGCGCCCTGATCTGGCTTAGTATAGGCATGACCGTTGCCGCCGTGCTCGCAAACCTGACGGGCCGTGTGATGCTGACCCGTTTCCTCGGCATCAGCGCGGTGTTCAGCCTTATCTCCGCGCAGGCACTGATCATCGTCGTACAGGTGCTGTTCGAAACATTTTACCTGCATGTGGAGGCATACAAGACCAACAGCCGCTTCTCCGCTTTCCTCGACTTTAACCGCATCAAACAAGGGCTGCACTCCACGCTTTATTTTCTCGCGGGGCTGGGGTGGCTGGTCATCCTGCTGAAAAATCTTAACATTTACAGCACCATCCGCGACCAGGCGCTCACCTTTCTTGAAACCGAAAGGAAAATAGGCAACACCACCTTTTCATTTTCCAGCATCCTGATTTTTGTGGTGGTCATCTGGCTGGCCTTTCTGATCAGCAAGCTGATGGTGTTTATATTCGGTCATAAACAACCCGACGGCATGGTGAAAAAGAACCGCTGGAACAGCGCCGTGCTGCTCGTCCGGCTGGGCGTGCTGGCGGCAGGCCTGCTGCTGGCCTTTGCCGCGTCCGGCATTCCTATCGACAAACTCACCATCATCATCGGCGCCCTGAGCGTGGGCATTGGCTTCGGGCTGCAGAACATCGTGAACAACCTCGTTTCCGGCGTCATTCTCGCATTTGAAAAACCTGTCGAAATTGGTGATGTGATCAACATCGGGCAGGAAAGCGGCACCGTGCGCGAGATCGGCATCCGGGCCAGCCGGATCGTGACAGTCGACGGCTCGGAGATCATCGTGCCCAACGGCGACCTGCTTTCGCAGCATATCATCAACTGGACCCTCTCCAGCCGCATGCGGCGCGTGGAACTGATCGTCAGCGTGGCTTACGGCACCGACCTCAAAAAAGCGCAGGACCTGCTGCGCGACATCGTGCAAAACCAGGAAGGCGTACAATCCGTGCCAGCTCCGCTGATATTGGTGCATGCGCTGAACGACAGTTCCATCGATTTCAGGATTTTGTTCTGGGGCGACATCGGCAGCTGGATCATCCTGAAAAGCGACATCCTCGCCGCCATCTGCCGTGTGTTCGCCGAAAACAACATCGAAATCCCTTTCCCGCAGCAGGAAGTGCATATCCGGAACAACGACACGCCTCCCTCAAACTAA
- a CDS encoding helix-turn-helix domain-containing protein, whose amino-acid sequence MESVSKNIIHEGARLKQIVRDKRMKILDFAELAGFSNQIAHYYFRKEAIKRATLLEFCTLLGISLDEFYTWSNPRRTPLQPVSDFHYGQRLNELIEEKGLNKTKLAERMGLSRRALYNLLDKAAFTGDQLKKICQVLDVGMKEFMGSSQLEDGGVDMDLESWKDKYYKLLEDHNRALVEIARLKEELQERSA is encoded by the coding sequence GTGGAATCAGTCTCCAAAAATATAATTCATGAGGGCGCGCGATTAAAACAAATCGTGCGCGACAAGCGCATGAAGATCCTTGATTTTGCGGAGCTGGCGGGCTTTTCAAACCAGATTGCGCATTATTATTTCCGCAAGGAAGCGATCAAGCGAGCCACGCTATTGGAGTTCTGCACATTATTGGGTATCAGCCTGGATGAATTTTATACATGGTCGAATCCGCGCCGTACGCCGTTGCAGCCGGTGTCCGACTTTCACTACGGCCAGCGTCTCAACGAACTGATAGAGGAAAAGGGCCTGAACAAAACGAAACTGGCCGAACGCATGGGCCTGAGCCGTCGGGCGCTGTACAACCTGCTCGACAAAGCGGCTTTCACCGGCGACCAGTTGAAAAAGATCTGCCAGGTACTGGATGTGGGCATGAAGGAATTTATGGGCAGCAGCCAGCTGGAAGACGGAGGCGTGGATATGGACCTGGAAAGCTGGAAAGACAAATATTACAAGCTGCTGGAAGATCATAACAGGGCGCTCGTGGAAATAGCGCGGCTCAAAGAGGAACTGCAGGAGCGGAGCGCATAG
- the acs gene encoding acetate--CoA ligase has protein sequence MSYPYQLKNFEDYQQAWQHSVTDPEGFWANVADHFYWRRKWDKVLEWDFKQPDVKWFTGAKLNITENCLDRHLGTLGNQPAIIWEPNDPEERHRILTYRELHNKVCQFANVLKNNGVKKGDRVCIYMGMIPELAIAVLACARIGAIHSVVFGGFSAQSIADRIQDAQATLVITCDGAFRGAKDIPLKSVIDDALMACPSVKKVIVCTRTRTPVSMLKGRDVWWEDEIKQVETMGNPPVPAEEMDAEDMLFILYTSGSTGKPKGVVHTCGGYMVYANYTFINAFQYKPGQVYFCTADIGWITGHSYIVYGPLSAGATTLMFEGVPTYPDAGRFWDIVDKFRVNVLYTAPTAIRSLMGFGLGPVNHKDLSSLTTLGTVGEPINEEAWHWYKDQIGKGRCPITDTWWQTETGGIMIAPIAGVTPEKPGYATLPMPGIQPVLVDENGKEIEGNGVNGNLCIKFPWPGMIRTTYGDHERCRTTYFATFENLYFTGDGCLRDEDGFYRITGRVDDVLNVSGHRIGTAEVENAINMHAGVVESAVVGYPHEIKGQGIYAFVISEKHVKDPELTKKDIMQTVARIIGPIAKPDKIQFVSGLPKTRSGKIMRRILRKIAEGELDNLGDTTTLLDPAVVEEIKHGKI, from the coding sequence ATGTCGTACCCATATCAACTCAAGAATTTTGAAGACTATCAGCAGGCCTGGCAGCACAGTGTAACTGACCCGGAGGGATTCTGGGCAAACGTAGCCGATCATTTTTACTGGCGCAGGAAATGGGACAAAGTACTGGAATGGGATTTCAAGCAACCGGATGTGAAATGGTTTACCGGGGCGAAACTCAACATTACCGAAAACTGTCTTGACCGCCACCTGGGTACGCTGGGCAACCAGCCTGCCATCATCTGGGAGCCGAACGACCCGGAAGAAAGGCACCGTATTCTGACCTACCGCGAACTGCACAACAAGGTGTGCCAGTTTGCCAACGTACTGAAGAATAACGGCGTGAAAAAAGGCGACCGTGTTTGTATCTACATGGGCATGATACCGGAACTGGCCATTGCCGTACTGGCCTGTGCCCGCATCGGCGCCATCCATTCGGTGGTGTTCGGCGGTTTCAGTGCACAGTCCATTGCCGACCGCATCCAGGATGCGCAGGCAACGCTGGTGATCACCTGCGACGGTGCGTTCCGCGGCGCGAAGGACATTCCGTTGAAATCTGTGATAGACGATGCCCTGATGGCATGCCCCTCCGTTAAAAAAGTGATCGTATGTACCCGCACCCGCACGCCCGTGAGCATGCTCAAAGGCCGTGACGTATGGTGGGAAGATGAGATCAAACAGGTGGAAACCATGGGCAACCCGCCCGTACCGGCAGAAGAAATGGACGCGGAAGATATGCTCTTCATCCTTTATACTTCCGGCTCCACCGGCAAACCCAAAGGCGTGGTGCATACCTGCGGCGGGTACATGGTGTATGCCAACTATACATTCATTAACGCATTCCAATACAAACCCGGCCAGGTGTATTTCTGCACGGCAGACATCGGCTGGATCACAGGTCACAGTTACATCGTGTACGGCCCGCTGAGCGCAGGCGCCACCACGCTGATGTTCGAAGGCGTACCCACTTATCCCGACGCCGGCAGGTTCTGGGACATCGTGGACAAGTTCCGTGTAAACGTGCTGTACACCGCTCCCACCGCCATCCGCAGCCTGATGGGCTTTGGCCTGGGGCCGGTGAACCACAAGGACCTGAGCTCACTCACCACCCTCGGCACCGTGGGGGAACCTATCAACGAAGAAGCCTGGCATTGGTATAAAGATCAGATCGGCAAAGGGCGCTGCCCGATTACCGACACCTGGTGGCAAACGGAAACGGGCGGTATCATGATAGCCCCCATCGCCGGCGTCACACCGGAGAAACCGGGTTATGCCACTTTGCCCATGCCCGGCATCCAGCCCGTGCTTGTAGATGAAAACGGGAAGGAAATCGAAGGAAACGGCGTGAACGGCAACCTTTGCATCAAGTTCCCCTGGCCCGGCATGATACGGACCACCTACGGAGATCATGAGCGCTGCCGCACCACCTATTTCGCCACTTTCGAAAACCTGTACTTCACGGGCGACGGCTGTTTGCGCGATGAAGACGGTTTTTACCGCATCACCGGCAGAGTGGACGATGTGCTGAACGTGAGCGGTCACCGCATCGGCACCGCCGAAGTGGAAAACGCCATCAACATGCACGCCGGCGTGGTAGAAAGCGCTGTGGTAGGCTATCCGCATGAAATCAAAGGACAGGGTATCTATGCTTTCGTTATCTCCGAAAAACATGTCAAGGATCCGGAGCTGACCAAAAAAGACATCATGCAAACCGTGGCCCGCATCATCGGCCCCATCGCCAAACCGGATAAAATCCAGTTTGTGAGCGGCCTGCCGAAAACACGCTCCGGCAAGATCATGCGTCGCATCCTTCGTAAAATCGCGGAAGGCGAGCTGGACAATCTCGGCGACACCACCACCCTCCTAGACCCTGCTGTGGTGGAGGAAATCAAACATGGTAAGATTTAA
- the carB gene encoding carbamoyl-phosphate synthase large subunit — MPKDTSIKSVLIIGSGPIIIGQACEFDYSGSQAARSLREEGIKVILINSNPATIMTDPMMADKVYLLPLTVESIEQILEEHQIDAVLPTMGGQTALNLCKEVDELGIWEKNNVRLIGVDIKAIDKAEDREQFRQWMIELGIPVAPARTANSLLEGKEFAQEIGFPLVIRPSFTLGGTGGGFVHGKEDLDEALDRGLTASPVHEVLVEKAVLGWKEYELELLRDKNDNVVIICTVENLDPMGIHTGDSITVAPAMTLSDTAYQDMRNKAIMMMRKLGNFAGGCNVQFAMNPENEELIAIEINPRVSRSSALASKATGYPIAKIASKLAIGYTLDELENQITKTTSAYFEPALDYVIVKMPRWNFDKFKGADDTLGLQMKSVGEVMAIGRTFPEALQKACQSLENDAVGLGYYGKSLMKSEQLVEKLKRPTWDRIFRIKDALMEGMSVKSLHQATQIDRWFLHQINDIVTLEKQLAEHDLESVPVDMLKSAKEMGFSDKQLSLIFGNCEEDEVYEKRKALGITRTYKMVDTCSAEFEAKTPYFYSAFDTQNESIPSDKKKVIVLGSGPNRIGQGIEFDYCCTHGLQAIQECGYEAIMVNCNPETVSTDFDMADKLYFEPVFWEHLWDIIELEKPEGVIVQLGGQTALKLAKRLTEKGIKIIGTSFDNMDIAEDRGRFSDLLKDLGIPYPKYGTAYNTDDAIEVAKEVGYPVLVRPSYVLGGQRMRIVINEEELEQSVLSLLKHLPGNKILIDHFLDRCQEAEIDAIFDGENFHVMGVMEHIEPAGIHSGDSNAVLPAFNLSQLIVTTMEYYAEKIARALDIRGLINIQFAIKDGQVFVIEANPRASRTTPFIAKAYQVPYLNIATKVMLGANKLTDFKIEKNLQGFAIKEPVFSFNKFPGVNKALGPEMKSTGEAIRFIKDLRDPYFRTLYKERSMHLSK, encoded by the coding sequence ATGCCCAAAGACACCTCCATCAAATCTGTTCTCATTATCGGCTCCGGTCCTATTATTATTGGTCAGGCCTGTGAATTTGACTATTCCGGCTCCCAGGCGGCTCGTTCGCTGCGGGAAGAGGGAATCAAAGTGATTTTGATCAATTCCAACCCGGCCACCATCATGACGGACCCTATGATGGCAGACAAGGTTTACCTGCTGCCCTTAACAGTGGAAAGTATTGAACAGATACTGGAAGAACACCAGATCGATGCAGTACTGCCTACCATGGGAGGCCAAACGGCCCTCAACCTTTGTAAAGAGGTAGACGAGCTGGGGATTTGGGAAAAAAATAACGTACGGCTCATCGGCGTAGACATCAAGGCGATCGACAAGGCCGAAGACCGCGAGCAGTTCCGCCAGTGGATGATCGAACTGGGAATTCCCGTGGCGCCTGCCCGTACTGCCAACTCCCTGCTCGAAGGCAAGGAATTTGCGCAGGAAATCGGCTTCCCCCTCGTAATCCGCCCGTCCTTTACCCTCGGTGGTACCGGCGGAGGTTTCGTGCATGGCAAGGAAGACCTGGATGAAGCACTCGACCGTGGCCTTACCGCTTCGCCCGTTCACGAAGTGCTCGTGGAAAAAGCCGTACTCGGCTGGAAAGAATACGAACTGGAGTTGCTGCGCGACAAAAACGACAACGTCGTGATCATCTGTACCGTGGAGAACCTCGACCCGATGGGCATCCACACCGGCGACTCCATTACCGTGGCCCCGGCCATGACCCTGAGCGATACCGCTTACCAGGACATGCGGAACAAAGCCATCATGATGATGCGCAAGCTCGGCAACTTCGCCGGCGGCTGTAACGTGCAGTTTGCCATGAACCCGGAAAACGAGGAACTGATCGCCATCGAGATCAACCCCCGTGTAAGCCGCTCTTCCGCACTGGCTTCCAAAGCAACCGGTTACCCCATCGCAAAAATCGCCTCCAAGCTCGCCATCGGCTATACGCTCGACGAGCTGGAAAACCAGATTACCAAAACCACTTCGGCATACTTCGAGCCCGCGCTCGATTACGTGATCGTAAAAATGCCGCGCTGGAACTTCGATAAATTCAAAGGCGCCGACGATACGCTGGGCCTCCAGATGAAATCGGTAGGCGAGGTAATGGCCATCGGCCGCACCTTCCCGGAAGCCCTTCAAAAAGCATGTCAGAGCCTCGAGAACGACGCTGTCGGCCTCGGCTACTACGGCAAATCGCTGATGAAGAGCGAACAGCTTGTGGAAAAACTGAAGCGCCCCACCTGGGACCGCATCTTCCGCATCAAAGACGCGCTGATGGAAGGCATGTCCGTGAAATCGCTTCACCAGGCCACGCAGATCGACCGCTGGTTCCTGCACCAGATCAACGACATCGTGACCCTGGAAAAACAACTGGCGGAGCACGACCTCGAATCCGTGCCGGTAGACATGCTGAAAAGCGCCAAAGAAATGGGCTTCTCCGACAAACAGCTGTCCCTCATTTTCGGGAACTGTGAAGAAGATGAAGTGTATGAAAAGCGGAAAGCCCTCGGCATCACCCGTACCTACAAAATGGTAGATACCTGCAGTGCCGAGTTCGAAGCCAAAACACCTTACTTCTATTCAGCATTCGATACACAGAACGAAAGCATTCCTTCCGATAAAAAGAAAGTGATCGTGCTCGGCTCCGGCCCCAACAGGATTGGCCAGGGCATCGAGTTCGATTACTGCTGTACCCACGGCCTGCAGGCCATCCAGGAATGCGGTTACGAAGCCATCATGGTGAACTGTAACCCCGAAACCGTGTCGACCGACTTCGACATGGCCGACAAACTGTACTTCGAGCCTGTGTTCTGGGAACACCTGTGGGACATCATCGAACTGGAAAAACCCGAAGGCGTGATTGTGCAGCTCGGTGGCCAGACGGCCCTGAAACTGGCCAAGCGCCTCACCGAAAAAGGCATCAAAATCATCGGTACGTCTTTCGACAACATGGACATCGCCGAAGACCGCGGCCGTTTCTCCGACCTGCTGAAAGACCTCGGTATTCCTTACCCGAAATATGGTACCGCTTATAATACGGACGATGCTATTGAAGTGGCAAAAGAAGTGGGTTACCCTGTACTGGTGCGCCCCTCCTACGTACTCGGCGGCCAGCGGATGCGGATCGTGATCAATGAAGAAGAGCTGGAACAGTCTGTACTGAGCCTGCTCAAACATCTGCCCGGCAACAAAATCCTCATCGACCACTTCCTCGACCGTTGCCAGGAAGCAGAGATCGACGCCATTTTCGACGGTGAGAACTTCCATGTGATGGGCGTGATGGAGCACATCGAGCCGGCGGGTATCCACAGCGGCGACAGTAATGCCGTACTGCCTGCGTTCAACCTGAGCCAGCTGATCGTGACCACGATGGAGTACTACGCTGAAAAAATCGCCCGTGCGCTGGATATCCGCGGCCTCATCAACATCCAGTTCGCGATCAAAGACGGACAGGTATTCGTGATCGAAGCCAATCCACGCGCATCCCGCACCACGCCGTTTATCGCGAAGGCATACCAGGTTCCCTACCTGAACATCGCCACCAAAGTGATGCTGGGCGCCAACAAACTCACCGATTTCAAGATCGAGAAAAACCTGCAAGGGTTTGCCATTAAGGAACCGGTGTTCTCCTTCAACAAATTCCCGGGCGTGAACAAGGCGCTGGGCCCCGAAATGAAGTCGACCGGCGAAGCCATCCGCTTCATCAAAGACCTGCGCGACCCGTACTTCCGGACGTTGTATAAAGAAAGAAGCATGCACCTGAGCAAATAA
- a CDS encoding tetratricopeptide repeat protein, which produces MKKMLLSAIAFLCAVTLLAQDNIDKALLMDYFQEQQYDKAINYLEETVKPQHPNGLALLANAYYQSGQLSQAEKNYHRVLELDSNHIAANQNLGIMARSQKNSARAIPYFEKLLQLRPDNAAYYKQLAYACSEAVGKADTAFYYMKQAHRLNPKDVNAVTFLGSEFIDRKNYAAADSVLKTYYAFDSSQVSVSYLLIRSAYQQKKFRDVTLYGEPLITRKELHPTALMFLSVSHYALKQYDSCIRVHDKIMVMAGAAPETVKYYAALSYAGKMRYDSSNVLLQECIEMAKSKALDGYYTALADNYEQMKQYKAAIAHYDTAYFLFHDPMRQYGIARIYDQHMQDPAKAKRFYQQFVKNAKPEGKDEINVHNYAKERIKNL; this is translated from the coding sequence ATGAAGAAAATGCTCCTATCCGCCATCGCATTCCTGTGCGCCGTTACCTTGCTTGCACAGGATAATATCGACAAAGCCCTCCTGATGGACTATTTCCAGGAGCAGCAATACGATAAAGCGATCAACTACCTCGAAGAAACAGTGAAGCCCCAACATCCCAACGGTCTCGCCCTGCTGGCCAACGCGTATTATCAGAGCGGGCAACTATCCCAGGCCGAAAAAAATTACCATAGGGTGCTGGAGCTCGATTCCAACCACATTGCCGCCAACCAGAACCTCGGCATTATGGCGCGCAGCCAGAAAAATTCGGCGCGGGCCATCCCCTATTTCGAAAAACTGCTGCAGCTGCGGCCCGACAATGCAGCTTATTACAAACAGCTGGCCTATGCCTGCTCCGAAGCAGTGGGCAAGGCCGACACCGCGTTCTATTACATGAAACAGGCGCACCGCCTCAACCCGAAAGACGTTAATGCAGTAACGTTCCTGGGGTCGGAGTTCATCGACCGGAAAAACTACGCCGCGGCAGATAGTGTACTGAAGACATATTATGCATTCGACAGTTCGCAGGTGTCAGTGAGCTACCTCCTGATACGCTCGGCCTACCAGCAAAAAAAATTCCGCGACGTCACCCTGTACGGCGAGCCGCTCATCACCCGGAAAGAGCTGCATCCTACGGCGCTGATGTTCCTGTCCGTATCCCACTACGCCCTCAAACAATACGACAGCTGCATTCGCGTGCACGACAAAATAATGGTGATGGCGGGTGCCGCGCCGGAAACGGTGAAGTATTATGCCGCGCTTTCTTATGCCGGGAAGATGCGGTACGACAGCAGCAATGTGCTTTTGCAGGAATGCATCGAAATGGCCAAATCGAAAGCGCTGGACGGTTATTACACGGCGCTGGCGGATAATTATGAGCAGATGAAACAATACAAAGCCGCCATCGCGCATTACGACACGGCTTATTTCCTTTTTCACGATCCTATGCGCCAGTACGGCATTGCGCGTATTTACGACCAGCACATGCAGGACCCGGCGAAGGCAAAGCGGTTTTACCAGCAGTTCGTCAAAAACGCGAAGCCGGAGGGGAAAGATGAGATCAACGTACACAATTACGCGAAAGAGCGTATAAAGAACCTTTAA